One window of Brevibacterium pigmentatum genomic DNA carries:
- a CDS encoding GDSL-type esterase/lipase family protein: MSSDVTTTIAVVGGPLVAGHGDGRGLGWVGRVTARTLPSLPELKVYPLAVPAEDSAGLHARTIAEASLRFSPDGDNRLVLALGSGDLDSGRSVARARLDVANILDEALARKVSTFVLGPPPEHDGDRNRRIAELNASFSDVAKRRGITYVDTFTPLLGHPVWQREVASSRDHLPAQEGYGLLAWLVLHRGWFNWLGVQDVLGDS; encoded by the coding sequence GTGAGCAGCGACGTCACCACTACCATCGCCGTGGTCGGAGGCCCTTTGGTCGCCGGCCACGGCGATGGCCGTGGCCTCGGATGGGTCGGTCGGGTGACGGCGCGGACTCTGCCGAGTCTGCCGGAGCTCAAGGTGTATCCCCTGGCCGTGCCGGCAGAGGATTCCGCCGGCCTTCATGCCCGCACCATCGCCGAGGCGTCCCTGCGGTTCTCTCCGGACGGGGACAACCGCCTGGTGCTTGCGCTGGGATCCGGGGATCTCGATTCGGGTCGTTCCGTGGCCCGGGCCCGACTCGATGTGGCCAATATCCTCGACGAAGCATTGGCCCGGAAGGTCTCGACATTCGTATTGGGCCCACCGCCGGAGCACGACGGTGATCGCAATCGTCGCATCGCTGAGCTCAACGCCAGCTTCTCCGATGTGGCCAAGCGGCGCGGCATCACCTATGTCGACACCTTCACTCCGCTCCTCGGCCATCCGGTCTGGCAGCGCGAGGTCGCTTCGTCACGGGACCATCTGCCGGCGCAGGAAGGCTACGGTCTGCTGGCCTGGCTGGTTCTCCACCGCGGCTGGTTCAACTGGCTGGGAGTCCAGGACGTCCTCGGCGACAGCTGA
- the guaB1 gene encoding GMP reductase, producing the protein MRFISNDPNTDLTYSDVFLVPNSSVLTSRFEVDLTSTDPTGSTTPLVAANMTAVSGRRMAETMARRGGLAVLPQDIPLTAAQETIAWVKSRDRIFESALRFAPEDTVLNALHVLAKRPHGCGVVVDAAGKLEGIINAADLRGVDRFTSVAELVDSSPHVIRASDVDWEDTAQLESLFEWMTESRAEFAAVVDDENTVLGSLTPKSLLRSSIYTPNLDDQGRLKIAVAIGVNGAAVERATSLVEAGADVLVVDTAHGHQVKMLDTLSAIADAELGVPIVAGNVVTAEGVRDLVSAGADIVKVGVGPGAMCTTRMMTAVGRPQFSAVLECAEAARELGAHVWADGGVRYPRDVALALAAGASQVMVGSWFAGTHESPGDLLIDGEGRKYKESFGMASARAVANRTRTESAFARARKGLFEEGISSSTMYIDPESPGVEDLLDGITSGVRSSCTYAGAGSLGEFARLAAVGVQSAAGYEEGRPLSGSW; encoded by the coding sequence ATGCGTTTCATCTCAAATGACCCGAACACCGATCTCACCTACTCCGATGTGTTCCTCGTCCCGAACTCCTCGGTGCTGACTTCGCGCTTCGAGGTCGACCTCACGTCCACCGATCCGACCGGCTCGACGACGCCGCTCGTCGCCGCGAATATGACCGCGGTGTCCGGTCGTCGGATGGCTGAGACGATGGCCCGTCGCGGGGGACTGGCGGTGCTGCCGCAGGACATCCCGCTGACCGCAGCGCAGGAGACCATCGCCTGGGTGAAGAGCCGGGACCGGATCTTCGAATCTGCTCTGCGCTTCGCGCCCGAGGACACAGTGCTCAATGCCCTGCACGTGCTGGCCAAGCGTCCGCACGGCTGCGGCGTCGTCGTCGACGCCGCGGGTAAGCTCGAAGGCATCATCAATGCCGCGGATCTGCGCGGAGTCGACCGCTTCACCTCGGTGGCGGAACTGGTGGACTCCTCACCCCATGTCATCCGCGCCTCCGACGTCGACTGGGAGGACACCGCGCAGCTGGAGTCCCTGTTCGAGTGGATGACGGAATCGCGGGCCGAGTTCGCCGCCGTCGTCGACGACGAGAACACGGTGCTCGGCAGCCTGACTCCGAAGTCGCTGCTGCGCTCGTCCATCTACACCCCCAATCTCGATGATCAGGGACGGCTGAAGATCGCCGTGGCCATCGGCGTCAACGGTGCCGCGGTCGAACGCGCCACGTCACTGGTCGAGGCCGGTGCTGACGTCCTCGTCGTCGACACCGCGCACGGTCATCAGGTGAAGATGCTCGACACGCTGTCGGCGATCGCCGATGCCGAACTCGGGGTGCCGATCGTGGCCGGCAACGTCGTCACCGCCGAAGGGGTCCGCGACCTGGTCTCCGCCGGTGCCGACATCGTCAAGGTCGGCGTCGGCCCCGGAGCCATGTGCACGACTCGGATGATGACCGCCGTCGGTCGTCCGCAGTTCTCTGCTGTGCTCGAATGTGCCGAGGCGGCTCGCGAGCTGGGTGCCCATGTGTGGGCCGACGGCGGAGTCCGCTATCCCCGCGACGTCGCCCTGGCTCTGGCCGCCGGAGCCTCGCAGGTCATGGTCGGATCCTGGTTCGCCGGGACCCACGAATCTCCCGGCGACCTGCTGATCGACGGTGAAGGCCGGAAGTACAAGGAGAGCTTCGGAATGGCTTCGGCACGGGCCGTGGCCAATCGCACCCGCACCGAATCGGCCTTCGCCCGAGCACGGAAGGGGCTGTTCGAAGAGGGCATCTCGTCGTCGACCATGTACATCGACCCCGAATCTCCCGGTGTCGAGGACCTGCTCGACGGCATCACTTCGGGCGTCCGCAGCTCCTGCACCTATGCCGGCGCCGGCAGCCTCGGCGAATTCGCGCGTCTGGCCGCGGTCGGAGTCCAGAGTGCCGCCGGTTACGAAGAGGGCCGACCGCTGTCGGGAAGTTGGTAA
- a CDS encoding ABC transporter ATP-binding protein, whose translation MSEPADEPVQTSTGDDDSVLRALGLRKSFGRGDTAVDALDDISVDFESGRFTAIMGPSGSGKSTFMHVLAGLDRVDSGSIIMRGQDITRLNDRQLTQLRRDRVGFIFQAFNLVPTLSAEQNIELPVSLARKKIDREWKAEVVERLELGDRLQHRPHELSGGQQQRVAVARALLTRPDVIFADEPTGNLDSHAGAEVLSLLGRATTLYGQTIIMVTHDPVAASHAGRVVLLKDGRATGEVRQPTRESVVTALSELSSL comes from the coding sequence ATGTCGGAACCTGCTGATGAGCCCGTCCAGACGAGCACGGGGGATGACGATAGCGTCCTCCGTGCGCTGGGCCTGCGCAAGAGCTTCGGCCGCGGCGATACGGCGGTCGACGCCCTCGACGACATCAGCGTCGACTTCGAATCGGGCCGCTTCACCGCCATCATGGGTCCCTCCGGCTCCGGGAAGTCGACGTTCATGCACGTGCTCGCCGGGCTCGATCGTGTCGATTCGGGCTCGATCATCATGCGCGGCCAGGACATCACCCGTCTCAACGACCGACAGCTGACCCAGCTGAGGCGCGACCGCGTCGGCTTCATCTTCCAAGCATTCAACCTCGTCCCGACGCTGAGCGCAGAGCAGAACATCGAACTGCCGGTGTCGCTGGCCAGGAAGAAGATCGATCGTGAGTGGAAGGCCGAGGTCGTCGAACGACTCGAGCTCGGCGATCGACTCCAGCACCGGCCGCATGAGCTCTCCGGCGGACAGCAGCAGAGAGTCGCCGTGGCCCGGGCGCTGCTGACCCGGCCGGATGTCATCTTCGCCGATGAGCCCACCGGGAACCTCGACTCCCATGCCGGCGCGGAGGTCCTGTCCCTGCTCGGCCGCGCCACGACCCTGTACGGGCAGACGATCATCATGGTCACCCACGACCCCGTCGCGGCATCGCATGCCGGTCGGGTCGTCCTCCTCAAGGACGGGCGTGCCACGGGCGAAGTCCGCCAACCGACCCGAGAGAGCGTGGTCACTGCGCTGAGCGAACTGAGCTCTCTGTGA
- a CDS encoding hemolysin family protein, whose translation MSADWFGLVWLVVLLLGNSFFVAAEFAVVAAKRSQIEPRAAEGSAAAKTALYAMEHVSLMLAICQLGITVCSLLLGNVAEPAIHHLLAGPLEGLGIPAGLSSTISFILALGVVTYLHVVIGEMVPKNLALAASGQAVMLLATPLVFLARVFGFVIRPLNGLANGILHLFKIEARDEVNEAYTIEQVESIVAESKREGLLSDDTGLLKGAIEFSDKTASDIMVPMSELITISDKVTPNELVTLVGKTGFSRYFVVGDDGYPEDYLHIKDVLYADTEEAFDAPVQSKRFRPLFTVTADDEVEEALAQMQKAGIHVARVIDSQAQVLGLLFLEDVLEELVGEVQDAMQRGRFDFRS comes from the coding sequence ATGAGCGCCGATTGGTTCGGACTGGTCTGGCTGGTCGTCCTCCTGCTGGGCAACTCCTTCTTCGTCGCCGCCGAATTCGCTGTCGTCGCGGCCAAACGCTCACAGATCGAGCCGCGCGCGGCCGAAGGCTCTGCAGCGGCGAAGACAGCGCTCTATGCGATGGAGCACGTCTCACTGATGCTGGCGATCTGCCAGCTCGGCATCACCGTGTGCTCCCTGCTTCTGGGCAACGTGGCCGAACCGGCCATCCACCATCTGCTCGCCGGTCCGCTCGAGGGCCTGGGCATTCCCGCGGGACTGTCATCGACGATCTCCTTCATCCTGGCGCTCGGCGTCGTGACCTACCTGCACGTGGTCATCGGCGAGATGGTGCCGAAGAACCTGGCTCTGGCGGCGTCCGGCCAGGCCGTGATGCTGTTGGCGACACCATTGGTGTTCCTGGCCCGAGTCTTCGGATTCGTCATCCGTCCTCTCAACGGACTGGCCAACGGGATCCTGCACCTGTTCAAGATCGAGGCCCGCGACGAGGTCAACGAGGCCTACACGATCGAGCAGGTCGAATCGATCGTGGCCGAGTCGAAGCGCGAGGGACTGCTCAGCGATGACACCGGGCTGCTCAAGGGCGCCATCGAGTTCAGCGACAAGACCGCGTCCGACATCATGGTCCCGATGTCCGAGCTCATCACGATCTCGGACAAGGTGACCCCGAACGAGCTGGTGACCCTGGTCGGCAAGACGGGCTTCTCTCGGTACTTCGTCGTCGGTGACGACGGATATCCGGAGGACTATCTCCACATCAAGGACGTCCTCTACGCGGATACGGAAGAGGCGTTCGATGCTCCGGTGCAGAGCAAGCGCTTCCGTCCTCTGTTCACGGTCACGGCCGATGACGAAGTCGAGGAGGCTCTGGCTCAGATGCAGAAGGCCGGAATCCACGTCGCCCGCGTCATCGACTCGCAGGCGCAGGTTCTCGGTCTTCTCTTCCTCGAGGACGTGCTCGAAGAGCTCGTCGGTGAGGTTCAGGACGCGATGCAGCGAGGGCGATTCGACTTCCGCAGCTGA
- a CDS encoding hemolysin family protein — translation MEWILLALALLLILGTGVFVAAEFSLLTLDRHTADKAVEDGVVGAKTLRRSMTHLSTQLSAAQVGITITTLLTGYLMEPSLGRLLAPLFEAWGVGPGLAAPLALTIALIVSTVGSMIFGELVPKNLAIAVPLATGRIAAPMQYLFSIVFKPVIAVLNGTANKILMSMGIEPQEEGSVGRSPEELTSLVRHSAEEGVLDEQTAGLLERTLSFSERTAEDVMTPRTRMSTVDKDTTARQIIEQARDTGFSRFPVAAEDKDHIVGVVHVKQAFAVPPGNRDDAYAGGLMTEVREIPETQRLDPLLLELRATGLQMAVVVDEFGGTAGVVTLEDVVEELVGEVADEHDRMRVAARPARDGSWIVPGQLRPDEISSTIGVTIPEGSDYETLAGFVLKELGRIPEPGDEVRTDDARIVVERMHGRRIERLRVVLRAADAGAFEAGGEKR, via the coding sequence ATGGAATGGATACTCCTCGCCCTCGCGCTGTTGCTCATCCTCGGCACCGGCGTCTTCGTCGCCGCCGAATTCTCACTGCTGACCCTCGACCGTCATACCGCCGATAAGGCGGTCGAGGACGGCGTCGTCGGCGCGAAGACGCTCCGGCGCTCGATGACCCACCTGTCCACCCAGCTCTCGGCGGCGCAGGTGGGCATCACGATCACCACTCTGCTCACCGGTTACCTCATGGAACCGTCCTTGGGCAGGCTGCTCGCGCCGCTGTTCGAAGCTTGGGGCGTCGGTCCCGGTCTCGCAGCACCGCTGGCGCTGACCATCGCGCTCATCGTCTCCACGGTGGGATCGATGATCTTCGGAGAGCTCGTGCCGAAGAACCTCGCCATCGCCGTTCCGCTGGCGACGGGCCGCATCGCGGCTCCGATGCAGTACCTATTCTCCATCGTCTTCAAGCCGGTCATCGCAGTCCTCAACGGCACGGCGAACAAGATCCTCATGTCGATGGGCATCGAACCGCAGGAGGAGGGCTCGGTCGGTCGCTCTCCCGAGGAGCTGACCTCACTCGTGCGCCACTCCGCAGAGGAGGGAGTCCTCGACGAGCAGACGGCGGGTCTGCTGGAGCGGACCCTGAGCTTCTCCGAACGCACCGCCGAAGACGTGATGACCCCGCGCACACGCATGTCCACGGTCGACAAGGACACCACGGCTCGACAGATCATCGAGCAGGCACGTGACACCGGATTCTCCCGCTTCCCCGTGGCGGCCGAGGACAAGGACCACATCGTCGGCGTCGTCCACGTCAAACAGGCCTTCGCCGTGCCTCCGGGCAACCGCGACGACGCCTATGCAGGAGGGCTGATGACCGAGGTTCGTGAGATCCCGGAGACCCAACGCCTCGATCCGCTGCTCTTGGAGCTGCGGGCCACAGGTCTGCAGATGGCCGTGGTCGTCGATGAGTTCGGCGGCACGGCCGGAGTCGTCACCCTCGAGGATGTCGTCGAAGAGCTCGTGGGAGAGGTCGCCGATGAGCACGATCGGATGCGCGTCGCGGCACGACCGGCTCGCGACGGCTCCTGGATCGTGCCCGGTCAGCTGCGGCCCGATGAGATCTCGTCGACGATCGGTGTGACGATCCCGGAGGGCTCGGACTACGAGACTCTGGCCGGATTCGTGCTCAAGGAGCTCGGACGGATTCCCGAACCGGGTGACGAGGTCCGCACGGACGATGCCCGCATCGTGGTCGAACGGATGCACGGTCGACGCATCGAACGACTCCGGGTGGTGCTGCGCGCCGCCGACGCAGGAGCTTTCGAAGCCGGAGGTGAGAAGCGATGA
- a CDS encoding M15 family metallopeptidase: MSSQLSTVEAPPVRRRDLRKQNASSQVSTINSAHPVTSQSRNAASAALSPRRAAMAAEARAAAGSPRRAAMAKEASQPMTPAGHTSALAAAHLGNRGSDGSLLRSVRSRQVTTFSALATVSVTGTAIAAVMVAGNMSGNQEVKVDDTAAQSEPRAINAESVSADIKVDKDDKTSMTIGAPSAKQTKVDAASRAITKTVLPGCDEAAPKGDASNGELPDGWLCEIGVGNHKLRTDAAVSFAKMNAAFKKDTGKDIAVTDSYRSLESQVSVAARKPGFAARPGTSNHGWGLALDLGAGTQNGTGEQYEWLVANAEKFGWENPDWAKRNSYELWHWEYVPGRKAMKGA; encoded by the coding sequence ATGTCGAGTCAGCTCTCGACCGTCGAGGCGCCGCCGGTTCGCCGACGTGATCTGCGCAAGCAGAACGCCTCTTCGCAGGTTTCGACCATCAACTCCGCGCATCCCGTGACATCGCAGTCGCGGAACGCCGCATCCGCAGCCCTCTCGCCCCGCCGTGCGGCCATGGCCGCCGAGGCCCGCGCCGCAGCGGGTTCACCGCGACGGGCGGCGATGGCCAAAGAGGCTTCGCAGCCGATGACCCCGGCGGGTCATACGTCCGCGCTGGCTGCCGCTCACCTCGGCAACCGCGGTTCCGACGGTTCGCTGCTGCGCTCGGTCCGCAGCCGCCAGGTCACGACCTTCTCCGCTCTGGCCACCGTCTCGGTCACCGGCACCGCCATCGCCGCTGTGATGGTCGCCGGAAACATGAGCGGGAACCAGGAAGTCAAGGTCGACGACACCGCCGCTCAGTCCGAACCGCGTGCGATCAACGCCGAGTCGGTCTCCGCCGACATCAAGGTCGACAAGGACGATAAGACCTCGATGACCATCGGCGCCCCGAGCGCCAAGCAGACCAAGGTCGATGCGGCGTCTCGAGCGATCACGAAGACCGTTCTGCCCGGTTGTGACGAAGCGGCACCGAAGGGCGACGCAAGCAACGGCGAACTGCCCGACGGATGGCTGTGCGAGATCGGTGTGGGCAATCACAAACTGCGCACCGATGCGGCCGTGTCGTTTGCGAAGATGAACGCGGCCTTCAAGAAGGACACCGGCAAGGACATCGCCGTCACCGACTCCTACCGGTCGCTGGAATCGCAGGTCTCCGTCGCCGCACGCAAGCCCGGCTTCGCAGCTCGTCCGGGAACCTCCAACCACGGTTGGGGACTGGCTCTGGACCTCGGTGCAGGCACACAGAACGGAACCGGCGAGCAGTACGAATGGCTCGTCGCCAATGCTGAGAAGTTCGGGTGGGAGAACCCGGACTGGGCCAAGCGCAACTCCTACGAGCTCTGGCACTGGGAATACGTGCCGGGTCGCAAAGCCATGAAGGGCGCCTGA
- a CDS encoding multifunctional oxoglutarate decarboxylase/oxoglutarate dehydrogenase thiamine pyrophosphate-binding subunit/dihydrolipoyllysine-residue succinyltransferase subunit yields the protein MSVNTPNRTVEDFGSNEWLVEELYEQYKSDKNSVDQSWWPFFDKYEKNGGGAQSAAEPAAKQEAKPAAKKSDAKAPAPAAAPATSRGVTPSSAESETLKAETKSVPKVTEKDAAPKPAPEETITPLRGPAKLIAKNMDESLEVPTATSVRALPAKALIDNRIVINSHLKRTRGGKVSFTHLIGYAVIRALQNFPSQNVSYDVRDGKPVMISPAHINFGLAIDVPKKDGSRTLLVPNVKKAETLTFRQFVDAYDGLVDKARQGKLTADDFAGTTVSLTNPGGIGTVHSVPRLTKGQGCIIGVGALDYPAEFQGASQQTINSLAVSKVLTLTSTYDHRVIQGAGSGEFLKLVHSYLLGEDGFYDDVFESLRLPYEPVRWVPDVSAEDQDDVNKTARVIELIDAYRTRGHLMANIDPLVYRQRSHPDLDINQHGLTLWDLEREFPTGGFGAKPMMPFRNILGLLRESYCRTTGFEYMHIADPVQRRWFQSKIEVPHQELTRSEQGHILGRLNAAEAFETFLQTKYIGQKRFSLEGGESAIVLLDEILNQSADTGLDEVAIGMAHRGRLNVLTNIAGKSYAQIFREFDGTMSADSVQGSGDVKYHLGTKGSFTSPAGNTTGVYVAANPSHLETVDPVLEGIVRAKQDLIDQGESGFTVLPVLVHGDAAFAGQGVVTETLNLSELRGYRTGGTVHVIINNQVGFTTPPASARSSFYCTDVAKSINAPIFHVNGDDPEAVVRAARLAFEYRQEFNRDVVIDLVCYRRRGHNEGDDPSMTQPTMYSLIEKKGSVRKLYTESLVGRKCITDEEAAEALKDYQSKLESAFAETKEAETGPYDGEAFNAPYEPSDIETFNDAETAISPETLQRIGEAFTEIPEGFTVHKKLRALLEKRKEMSLSGGIDWGFAELLAFGSLLMDGVPVRLAGQDSRRGTFVQRHSVLIDSVNGNEWTPLQNLTEEQARFWVYDSLLSEYAAVGFEYGYSVERKDALVAWEAQFGDFAQGAQTVIDEFISSSEQKWQQNSGVVMLLPHGYEGQGPDHSSGRIERYLQLCAENNMTVAYPSSGASYFHLLRRHASTTNKRPLIVFTPKSMLRLKAAANSPEEFTSGKFQAVIDDTDVDASQVERVVLVSGKLYWELKAKREKDNDQKLALVRLEQLYPLDEAAITAVLDRFPADAEIVWAQEEPENQGAWPFMALHLPELLGGREVKVISRAASAATSTGLKHFHDAQQKELVDRIFSR from the coding sequence GTGTCCGTCAATACTCCGAACCGCACCGTTGAAGACTTCGGGTCGAATGAGTGGCTGGTCGAGGAATTGTATGAGCAGTACAAGTCAGATAAGAATTCGGTCGACCAGTCCTGGTGGCCCTTCTTCGACAAGTACGAAAAGAACGGCGGAGGCGCTCAGTCCGCTGCCGAGCCGGCCGCCAAACAGGAGGCGAAGCCGGCCGCAAAGAAGTCGGATGCCAAGGCCCCTGCCCCCGCCGCCGCTCCGGCGACCTCTCGCGGAGTCACCCCGTCCTCGGCTGAGTCCGAGACGCTGAAGGCCGAGACCAAGTCCGTGCCGAAGGTCACCGAGAAGGACGCCGCACCGAAGCCCGCACCGGAGGAGACGATCACTCCCCTGCGCGGCCCCGCGAAGCTCATCGCCAAGAACATGGATGAGTCGCTCGAAGTCCCGACCGCCACCTCGGTCCGGGCCCTGCCTGCCAAGGCGCTCATCGACAACCGGATCGTCATCAACTCGCACCTCAAGCGCACCCGTGGTGGGAAGGTCTCCTTCACCCACCTCATCGGCTACGCCGTGATCCGCGCCCTGCAGAACTTCCCCTCGCAGAACGTCTCCTACGACGTCCGCGACGGCAAGCCCGTGATGATCTCCCCCGCCCACATCAACTTCGGCCTCGCCATCGACGTGCCGAAGAAGGACGGATCCCGCACCCTGCTGGTGCCCAATGTCAAGAAGGCCGAGACGCTGACCTTCCGCCAGTTCGTCGACGCCTACGACGGCCTCGTCGACAAGGCACGGCAGGGCAAGCTCACCGCCGACGACTTCGCCGGCACCACCGTCTCGCTGACCAACCCCGGAGGAATCGGCACCGTCCACTCCGTGCCGCGTCTGACCAAGGGCCAGGGCTGCATCATCGGCGTCGGCGCGCTCGACTACCCCGCCGAATTCCAGGGTGCCAGCCAGCAGACCATCAACTCCCTGGCCGTGTCCAAGGTGCTGACCCTGACCTCGACCTACGATCACCGCGTGATCCAGGGCGCCGGTTCGGGCGAGTTCCTCAAGCTGGTCCACAGCTACCTGCTGGGCGAAGACGGCTTCTACGACGATGTCTTCGAATCCCTGCGTCTGCCGTACGAGCCGGTCCGCTGGGTTCCCGACGTCTCGGCCGAAGACCAGGACGACGTCAACAAGACCGCACGCGTCATCGAACTCATCGATGCCTACCGCACGCGCGGCCACCTCATGGCCAATATCGATCCGCTGGTCTACCGTCAGCGGTCGCACCCGGATCTCGACATCAACCAGCATGGTCTGACCCTGTGGGATCTCGAACGCGAGTTCCCCACCGGCGGATTCGGCGCGAAGCCGATGATGCCCTTCCGCAACATCCTCGGACTGCTGCGCGAGAGCTACTGCCGGACCACCGGGTTCGAATACATGCATATCGCCGACCCGGTCCAGCGCCGCTGGTTCCAGTCGAAGATCGAGGTTCCGCATCAGGAGCTCACCCGTTCGGAGCAGGGACACATCCTCGGCCGCCTCAATGCCGCCGAGGCCTTCGAGACCTTCCTCCAGACGAAGTACATCGGACAGAAGCGCTTCAGCCTCGAAGGCGGAGAGTCCGCGATCGTCCTGCTCGACGAGATCCTCAACCAGTCCGCCGACACCGGCCTCGACGAGGTCGCCATCGGCATGGCCCACCGCGGTCGCCTCAATGTGCTCACGAACATCGCCGGCAAGTCCTATGCGCAGATCTTCCGTGAGTTCGACGGCACCATGTCCGCGGACAGTGTCCAGGGCTCTGGCGATGTGAAGTACCACCTGGGCACCAAGGGTTCGTTCACCTCACCGGCAGGCAACACCACCGGTGTCTACGTCGCTGCCAACCCCAGCCACCTCGAAACCGTCGACCCGGTACTCGAGGGCATCGTGCGCGCCAAGCAGGATCTCATCGACCAGGGCGAGTCGGGCTTCACCGTGCTGCCGGTCCTCGTCCACGGCGATGCCGCATTCGCCGGTCAGGGCGTGGTCACCGAGACGCTCAACCTCTCCGAGCTGCGCGGCTACCGCACCGGCGGAACGGTCCACGTCATCATCAACAACCAGGTCGGGTTCACCACTCCCCCCGCCTCGGCGCGTTCCTCGTTCTACTGCACGGACGTCGCCAAGTCGATCAACGCCCCGATCTTCCACGTCAACGGCGATGACCCCGAGGCCGTTGTCCGGGCGGCCCGCCTGGCCTTCGAATACCGCCAGGAATTCAACCGGGACGTCGTCATCGACCTCGTGTGCTACCGCCGTCGCGGCCACAACGAGGGCGACGATCCGTCGATGACCCAGCCGACGATGTATTCCCTCATCGAGAAGAAGGGTTCGGTGCGCAAGCTCTACACCGAATCCCTCGTCGGCAGGAAGTGCATCACCGACGAAGAGGCCGCCGAGGCGCTCAAGGACTACCAGTCGAAGCTGGAATCGGCGTTCGCCGAGACCAAGGAGGCCGAGACCGGCCCCTACGACGGGGAAGCGTTCAATGCTCCCTACGAGCCCAGCGACATCGAGACTTTCAACGATGCCGAGACGGCCATCAGTCCCGAGACGCTGCAGCGCATCGGCGAGGCCTTCACCGAGATCCCCGAGGGCTTCACCGTTCACAAGAAGCTGCGGGCGCTGCTCGAGAAGCGCAAGGAGATGTCGCTCTCAGGCGGCATCGACTGGGGCTTCGCCGAGCTGCTGGCCTTCGGCTCACTGCTCATGGACGGTGTGCCGGTGCGACTGGCGGGCCAGGACTCCCGCCGCGGAACGTTCGTCCAGCGCCACTCGGTGCTCATCGACTCCGTCAACGGCAACGAATGGACGCCGCTGCAGAACCTCACCGAGGAGCAGGCTCGATTCTGGGTCTACGACTCCCTGCTCAGCGAGTACGCCGCCGTCGGCTTCGAATACGGCTACTCCGTCGAACGCAAGGACGCCCTCGTGGCGTGGGAGGCTCAGTTCGGTGACTTCGCACAGGGTGCGCAGACCGTCATCGACGAGTTCATCTCCTCCTCCGAGCAGAAGTGGCAGCAGAACTCCGGTGTCGTCATGCTCCTGCCCCACGGCTACGAGGGGCAGGGACCCGATCATTCCTCGGGTCGCATCGAGCGTTACCTCCAGCTGTGCGCGGAGAACAACATGACGGTGGCCTACCCGTCCTCGGGTGCCTCGTACTTCCACCTGCTGCGTCGCCACGCCTCGACGACGAACAAACGTCCGCTCATCGTCTTCACCCCGAAGTCGATGCTGCGTCTCAAGGCAGCGGCGAACTCGCCGGAGGAGTTCACCTCGGGCAAGTTCCAGGCCGTCATCGACGATACGGACGTCGATGCCTCGCAGGTCGAGCGCGTCGTCCTCGTCTCCGGCAAGCTCTACTGGGAGCTCAAGGCCAAGCGCGAGAAGGACAACGACCAGAAGCTGGCTCTCGTCCGCCTCGAGCAGCTCTACCCACTCGACGAAGCGGCCATCACCGCCGTGCTCGACCGCTTCCCGGCCGACGCCGAGATCGTCTGGGCACAGGAAGAGCCGGAGAACCAGGGCGCATGGCCCTTCATGGCGCTGCACCTGCCCGAGCTCCTCGGCGGCCGTGAGGTCAAGGTCATCTCCCGTGCCGCTTCTGCAGCCACATCGACTGGACTCAAGCACTTCCACGATGCACAGCAGAAGGAACTCGTCGACCGGATCTTCAGCCGGTGA
- a CDS encoding 50S ribosomal protein bL37, whose protein sequence is MSKRGRKRRDRRRKKANHGKRPNA, encoded by the coding sequence ATGAGCAAGCGTGGCCGTAAGCGTCGCGATCGCCGCCGTAAGAAAGCAAACCACGGCAAGCGTCCAAACGCATGA